ATAATAAACCGGAAAATGATATCCACATTTTAGAAAATACTATAGCGGATATGGTTGCGCAAGGAGTGAATAACCAACTAAAAAGTGCAATTGAAACGACCTTTCAGGGGCGAAAAGCCGTTAAGTTCGAAATTGAAAGTGATGAAAATCATATTTCAGGCATCGCTTTTGTATATAGGAATAAACTCTATTTACTTACTCGAATTTCAAAATTAAATAAGGTGAATGAAGAGGAGTTTAATCGCTTTATTTCATCCTTTAAATTAAACGAAAGCATTAGCAATGGAAAATAATCCATTAGACTTCTTTCGAAAGAAGTCGATTATTAATTCTTTAAAAAGTTCAGGAAATTATATGATTTCAAAACGATTTCAAAGTTTTTTACTTTTGTCTAGCTTATTGATATCGAAGCCTGTTTTTTGCGAGATGCCTCAACGAATCAATTTTTCAACTCCAAGCAGCAGCAATAGCAAAACAACCAATCAACCCTCAGGAAGAAATACAAATCCCGGAAACATGAGCAATCCAGGTAACGCAGGAACTAACAATTCCTCTCTCAATAAATTTAGGGATAAATACGCGCAGTTAAAAAACCAATCCGTCGATGATGGCACTATTACACAAATGGCGAGCTCTGAAAGCGATCTTATTCCTTACGCTTTTCCCGGAATAGTCGGCTTTAAAGACGGCAGGTTAGTTGGAAGCGATCACCTCTTAAATTTAAGCGATCATATTTCTGTTTTTGCTGAAATCTCCCTCCCTGACAATCAAAAAGCGCCGGTGACCGCTAAAGAAATTGAAGAGAGAGTGAGAGAAATATTTCAAAAAAATAATATTGTTCCCCGTTCAGATGCAAGTGCCGGAAAACCGAACCTTCCTTTCTTTCATATTCTGGTGTTTGTTTTCAGCATCCCCGAAGGGTATATCTATAATGTGTCAGGAAGGCTCTTTGAAGAAGTCACCTTGCCAAGAATCAATTTGCCTGATGGCTTAACTATGCAAGCTATCACTTGGGATAGGGAAGGCTTAAGAGCAAGCTCCAAGCAAACGTTTAAAGATGAGCTTTTTGAAAGCGTCGATGAAACCGTTAATAGTTTTATCGAAAGGTTCAAGTTCTTTAGCAACATAAAAGCCACTCAACAAAACAACTAGAAATTGAGTAATGTTTTTATTTAACTAGTTTACTTCTATAGAGTAATTAAAAGTGTAGCTATTTTTAGTAGTTAATGTTAGTTCTAAAGAAAAATAAGAAGAGGTTATATTATGTACCCGCTGCTTATGTTTTCTTTTTTCCTAATACTTACTAGTTTTTCTAACGCTGCACAACTAGACCCTTTACAACAGATTGAAAAAACAACTTTTGAAAGTCCCGAGAAGGGCTATTCTTTTGATTACCCGGAAGATTGGCAGAAAGTCGATATCAAAGGTTTTGATATCGTTTTAAAATCTCCTGAAAATCAAGAGGGTCAATCGTTTGCAAACTTAAGTGTGATTAGCGGTCCACTACCGCCGAATGTCGATCTTGAGGTTTATACAAGAGAGAATGTGACTCATCTTGTTCTAAATAATGAGTTTATCCATAATTTTGATAATGGAACGGCAGAAATCGGAGGAGTCCCCTCAAATTGGATCTCTTATAATAGGGGAGATGATCTCACTAAAATTGTTCAATACTTCTTTGTTAAAGACAAATTGGCCTATCTTATTACAGAAGGCGCCATGACAGTCTCTTATAATGACTATAAAGAAACCTTTGATGAGATCATTAAGAGCTTTAAGTTCACAAACTAACTGCTGGACAACCCTTCTTTAGATCGCTATAGTACCAAGGACTTATAAGGAAAGCGATCTATGGAATCTCAAGATAAAAACTTAGAACTCATTCAATTTGCAGATTTTTTAAAAGTGGAGATTCGAGTTGGGACGATTGTCTCTGTCGAAGATTATCCGGAAGCTCGAAAGCCTGCCTATAAGCTTACAATTGATTTTGGAGAGCTCGGAGTAAAAAAATCATCTGCGCAAATTACCGATCGCTATCCAAAAGAAACTCTTTTAGGCAAACAAGTAATCGCCGTTGTCAATTTTCCTAAAAAGCAAATCGGTAAATTTATTTCGGAAGTCCTAACTCTTGGCTTGCCCGATGAAAATGGCCATGTCGTCTTACTTGAGCCCACTTATAAAATCCCAAATGGGGGAAGGCTTTTCTAAATTTTAACACATTCATATAAAATGAGATCCGAATTCTCATTAGCTGCAATTTTCATGTCGGATCGAAGCTGCCATTTTCCTAAAACTTTTAAATTGTTTTGGGTGAGAAGAGGGTCTATTTCATTAAACTCATAGAGTTTGACTTTAAAATCTTCGGTTTCAGTTAATTTCTTTTTGTCATCTTCCCACAGTTCATATTTGCAGACTGTGGTTTCAATTTTAGAAAGAAGATCAAAATGAGCTTTAGTCTTTAGAGTAATTTTCAAGTCACCTTTTTTAACAAATCGTTCTTTCCAAGAGTTTTGAGATTCCGATACGGCTTTTAAGGTTTCAATCTCGAATACAAATTTGCCCCCTTCCTGTAAAGAATCGGAAATTACCTTAAGCGCAGAATTTACATCCTCGATCGAAGTTAATAAACCAAAAGAGCCGCTTGGAATGAAGATTAAGTCATAGGTATGATCGCTTGAAAAAGTTTCAAAAGAGGCTTCTTTAAGGGAAGCCTTTAATCCTTTGGCTTCACATTTTTTTTGACAAATGTCAAGCATGTGAGGGGAGCTATCAAAGCCTTCAATCCTAAAGCCTCTTTCTAGAAACGGGATCAAAAAACGGCCCGTTCCGCACATAGGTTCAAGGATGGGACCTTTCAGGTCTTTTGCATAGCTTAAATAACATTTCAGAATTTCATCTGATACAGTCGGCTTGTCGAGTTCATAAAATTGAGAGCAAAGGCTTTGATAGGTTTTATTCATAATCAATCTGAAGAAAGCTCATTTGTTCTCTCAAAACAAGCCAAGAAGACATTGATAATGCCCGACCTGACATTTAAATCTTCTAGAGCAAGAAGCCCGGCAATCGTGGTTCCAGCAGGAGATGAAATCTGCCATTTGATTTCTCCGGGATGCTTATCGCTATTTTCTAAAAGGCATAAACTTCCTTTCACCATTTGTTTGACAATTTGCTCAGAATCTTTAGCGTTAAAGCCCATAGCAATGCCGGCTTCCACCATTGATTCTATCATGACAAGAACAAAAGCCGGACCCGAGCCGCCTAATGCTGTAAAAGCATTAATTTTTTCTTCAGAAAGCCAAAACACCTTTCCTAAAGGATCAGAGAGACTTAAAAGCTGCATAATCTCATTTTCTGAAAGTTTGCTATCCGGGGTAAGACCCACTAGCCCTTCACCTTTTGTAATCGCAAGATTAGGCATCATCCGAATGATTCGGGTATTTGGAAAATAGGTTTTCAGGGTATTAATGGTTGTGCCGGCGAGCAAACTAATGAGGGTTTGCTCGGTAAGAAGACTGCCAATTAGAGGAGCTGCTTCCTTTAAACTCTGCGGTTTAATGGCTAAAATCACAATATCGGCATTATCAATTGCCGTCTTCAAGTCGGGACAGGCTTTTCCAAAACCCTTCTGTTCAAGAGAAAGAGCTTTATCGTAATGATGATCATACAAAAAAAGGTTATAGCTTTGCGATAGCCTCTCAGCTAAACCGCGGCCCATAGTTCCCGTGCCGATAATTGCAATATTATTTCCGGATAGCATAATCACCTCTAATTATCCATTTATACGATGTCAACTCTTTTAATCCCATAGGGCCTCTTGCATGCAATTTTTGTGTGCTAATAGCAACTTCAGACCCTAAACCTAACTGGCTTCCATCCGTAAACCGTGTCGATGCATTTACGTAAACCGCTGCCGAGTCAATGCTTGCTACAAAATCCTCGGCATTTTTCCGGTTTTCGGTCAAAATGCCATCGCTATGACCTGTGCTATGAAGCAATATATGCGAAATGGCTTCATCACAATTTTTAACTACCTTTATTCCCAAGACAAGGCTTAGCCATTCCGTATCCCAATCCTTTTCTTCAGCAAGAGAGGCCGGAGTGGTATCTTTCACGTATTCCAGGCTTTTAGCATCCAGTTTAAAACTAACTCCTAGAGACTTAAGTATATCTGCAACTTTGGGGATAAAGCTCGAAGCAATAGCCTCATGAACAAGTAATGTGTCTAAGGCATTGCAAACGCTCGGTCTTTGCGTTTTGGCATTTATAATGACTTTTAGAGATTTTTCCAAGTCTGCTGTCTCATCAACAAATAAATGGCAAATCCCAATGCCGCCTGTGATCACAGGAATAGTGCTGTTTTCCCGGCAATAACGATGAAGCGCTTCTCCTCCTCTTGGAATAATTAAATCGATAAAATCATGAAGACGCAGCATTTTTAAAACTTCGCTTCGATCGCTAGTTGAAATAAGCTGAACAGCGTTTTCCGGTAAGCCTGATTGACTTAAGGCTTTTCGAATCAATCGGCTAAGTTCGATATTGGTCCTAAGTGTCTCAGAGCCTCCTCTTAAAATGCAAGCGTTGCCGGACTTTAGGCAAAGCACACTGATGTCTAGTGTGACATTCGGTCTTGATTCGTAAATCACGCCGATAACGCCAATCGGGGTCCGGCATTTCTCTATTTCTAAATCATGATGTCGGTATTTTTCAAAACACTCTCCGATGGGATCCGGGAGTTCAATCACTTTTTCAATGTCGGCAATAAGGCCCTTAATTCGATTTTGAAGAGAAAGTCTATCTATTAAAGCTTCCCTTAAACCCTTTTTTATCGCTTCATCAATGTCTTTTTGATTGGCTTCTAAAATAGCCTTTTCTTCTTCTTTAAGAAGCGAAATAAGCTTCATTAAAGCCTCATTTTTTTGTTTATCTGAAGCTTTTGCCATTTGAGGACAGCTAAGTTTTGCCTTTTTGGCAAGTTGTTCAACATTCATGATAAAGACTCTTCCTCTTTGGACTTAACTCTTGTCATATTCGTTCTATGTATAATTTCCCCGCCATAACTATAGCCTAGGATATCTTCTATTTTTTTAGAGTGGACCCCAATTATTTTTTCAATTTCATCTTTTCCATAATTGGTAATGCCAACTGCCAATAATTTAGATTTTGAGTCTATTAAATGAACAATAGCGCCACGCTCAAAAGGTCCTTTTACTTTTGCGATCCCAGGCGGTAAAAGACTTGCACCATGATGAAGAATCTTATCTGATGCGCCTTCATCCAATTCAATAACCCCTTGCGGCTTCTCCGATAAAAGCCATCTTTTTCGGCTCTCTTGCAAGGTGATCTCTGTTTGAAATAAAGTGCCGTGAGCTTTACCTTCTACTAACTCTAATAAAATATTCGGGACTTTTGATGAGGCGATGATTGTTGGCGTTCCCCATTGAGAGGCTCTTTTTGCAGCTTCAATTTTTGTTAACATGCCGCCTGTCCCAAGAGAAGTTGAAGTGCCTTTAGCAAGAGCCATAATTGACTCATCAATATGTTTAACTAAGGGAATTAATTTAGCATTAGAATTAAGTCTTGGATCCGCAGTAAAGAGTCCTTCTTGGTCGGTTAATAAGATCAAAAGATCGGCTGCCACAAGATTAGATACTAATGCTGCTAAATTATCATTATCGCCCACTCTAATTTCTTTTGTCGCCACAGTATCGTTTTCATTAATTACAGGGATAATTCTATGCTGTAAAAGGCAGTTAAGCGTGTCTCTCGCATTAAGATATCGTTTTCTATTTGAAATGTCGTCTCTTGTTAGAAGAATTTGCGCAACATGAATTTCATGAAGGCCAAATAACTCTTTCCAGACAAGCATCAGCTCAACTTGGCCTATGCTTGCAAACATTTGTTTTTTTGGGAGGGTTCGATCCACACTTGGATTTTTTAAGAGTTCTTTGCCTGCGCAAATAGCGCCCGATGAAACAAGGATCACTTCGAAATTATTTTCATGGAGTTTGGAAAGCTGGGAAGCTAATCCCAGCATAAATTTACGAGAAAGTTGACTCCCGCCTTGCGTTAAGGTGCTAGTCCCGACCTTAACCACAATTCTTTTTAGCTTTTTCATTTTTTAACCCGCTTCTAAAAAGCAATAAATAATTTTAAACAATAAATATGGCTATCTTTTTTTGAGATACAGATAGCAAAGAATCGGTAAAAAGCGACAAACACCTTTTTTAAATCAAAGGAAATGATCAGGAAAAAATAACCCCTAAAGGGGGAAAAGAGGGGAAGGAGGAGTCTTCTTGAAAGAGTAAGAACAAAAAAACTGATCGAATTTCATCTTTTGTCTCAACATTATTTGGTTTCTTTCATTCTAACCAAAGCCCTGTCCTAAAGTAAACCGATAATAATAAAAAAAACCCTATTGACTATCACGTAACGTCATAGTTTATAATGTTAGCCATTACCTTTTAAGAAGGAGAACTATGGCTTACACAGTTAAAAAATTAGCAAAAATATCGGGGGTGAGTGTTCGAACCCTTCACTATTATGATGAGATTGGTTTGCTTAAGCCGGCCTATACCGAGGCCAACGGATATCGCTATTATGAAGAAAAGGAGATGCTGCAGCTTCAGCAGATCCTTTTTTTTAGAGAGCTTGGATTCGAGCTAAAAAAAATTCAAAAAATCTTAGTAAAAGGAAAATTCGACCAAGTCGCAGCCCTTCATTCTCATAGAAAAATCTTACAAACCAACATAGAAAGAACAAAAGAATTAATAAAAACTATCGACAAGACAATTAACCATTTATCAGGAGAGAAAAAAATGAAGGATTCAGAAATATATCATGGCTTTAGCAAAGAAAAGCAAAAAGAGTATGAAAAACAAATTATTGAACGCTTTGGAGAAGAAGGGAAGGTTCTGATTGAGGAAAGCCATCAAAAAGTAAAAAATTGGGGTAAGCCTGAGTGGGAAAAATCTCGTAAGGAATTTGCCGAGATTTGCACTGAATTGGCCGAAATGATGAAAAAAAACATAAAGCCTGATGCGAAAGAGGTGCAAGCTGTTATTCGCCGGCATTATCAATGGCTAACTCAATTTTGGACACCTACGAAAGAGTCTTACTCTGGCCATGGTAAGTTCATTGCAGATAGCAATCTTGGTGAGGCCTACAAAGCTTACCACCTGCAAATGCCGGAATTTATTTCAGCGGCAATTCAAATATTTGCTGCAAAAGAACTCATTAAATAGGAGGAAATGTGAAAATAGAAATTTGTAATACACTAGCTATTTTGGATGAAGTCAAAGAGCTTGACTTAGAGGAGCGACAAGCGCTCTGGCAGGGACGCGTTGTGTCAACTTTTCAACCTATGACGCAAATAGCACCCATCGACTTTGTTGCTATGGGAGCGTGTGATATCAACACAAAGAGGAGCTTTTACGAAAATTCTATAGATGCTCTCCTAGAAGGAAAGATAATCGATAGAATCCAGGCTGCATTAGAGAAAGCCCTTATAGCTTTTAAAGAAAAGGG
This DNA window, taken from Criblamydia sequanensis CRIB-18, encodes the following:
- a CDS encoding PsbP-related protein, which gives rise to MYPLLMFSFFLILTSFSNAAQLDPLQQIEKTTFESPEKGYSFDYPEDWQKVDIKGFDIVLKSPENQEGQSFANLSVISGPLPPNVDLEVYTRENVTHLVLNNEFIHNFDNGTAEIGGVPSNWISYNRGDDLTKIVQYFFVKDKLAYLITEGAMTVSYNDYKETFDEIIKSFKFTN
- a CDS encoding tRNA-binding protein, giving the protein MESQDKNLELIQFADFLKVEIRVGTIVSVEDYPEARKPAYKLTIDFGELGVKKSSAQITDRYPKETLLGKQVIAVVNFPKKQIGKFISEVLTLGLPDENGHVVLLEPTYKIPNGGRLF
- a CDS encoding class I SAM-dependent DNA methyltransferase, with amino-acid sequence MNKTYQSLCSQFYELDKPTVSDEILKCYLSYAKDLKGPILEPMCGTGRFLIPFLERGFRIEGFDSSPHMLDICQKKCEAKGLKASLKEASFETFSSDHTYDLIFIPSGSFGLLTSIEDVNSALKVISDSLQEGGKFVFEIETLKAVSESQNSWKERFVKKGDLKITLKTKAHFDLLSKIETTVCKYELWEDDKKKLTETEDFKVKLYEFNEIDPLLTQNNLKVLGKWQLRSDMKIAANENSDLILYECVKI
- the proC gene encoding pyrroline-5-carboxylate reductase gives rise to the protein MLSGNNIAIIGTGTMGRGLAERLSQSYNLFLYDHHYDKALSLEQKGFGKACPDLKTAIDNADIVILAIKPQSLKEAAPLIGSLLTEQTLISLLAGTTINTLKTYFPNTRIIRMMPNLAITKGEGLVGLTPDSKLSENEIMQLLSLSDPLGKVFWLSEEKINAFTALGGSGPAFVLVMIESMVEAGIAMGFNAKDSEQIVKQMVKGSLCLLENSDKHPGEIKWQISSPAGTTIAGLLALEDLNVRSGIINVFLACFERTNELSSD
- a CDS encoding glutamate-5-semialdehyde dehydrogenase, which gives rise to MNVEQLAKKAKLSCPQMAKASDKQKNEALMKLISLLKEEEKAILEANQKDIDEAIKKGLREALIDRLSLQNRIKGLIADIEKVIELPDPIGECFEKYRHHDLEIEKCRTPIGVIGVIYESRPNVTLDISVLCLKSGNACILRGGSETLRTNIELSRLIRKALSQSGLPENAVQLISTSDRSEVLKMLRLHDFIDLIIPRGGEALHRYCRENSTIPVITGGIGICHLFVDETADLEKSLKVIINAKTQRPSVCNALDTLLVHEAIASSFIPKVADILKSLGVSFKLDAKSLEYVKDTTPASLAEEKDWDTEWLSLVLGIKVVKNCDEAISHILLHSTGHSDGILTENRKNAEDFVASIDSAAVYVNASTRFTDGSQLGLGSEVAISTQKLHARGPMGLKELTSYKWIIRGDYAIRK
- the proB gene encoding glutamate 5-kinase, giving the protein MKKLKRIVVKVGTSTLTQGGSQLSRKFMLGLASQLSKLHENNFEVILVSSGAICAGKELLKNPSVDRTLPKKQMFASIGQVELMLVWKELFGLHEIHVAQILLTRDDISNRKRYLNARDTLNCLLQHRIIPVINENDTVATKEIRVGDNDNLAALVSNLVAADLLILLTDQEGLFTADPRLNSNAKLIPLVKHIDESIMALAKGTSTSLGTGGMLTKIEAAKRASQWGTPTIIASSKVPNILLELVEGKAHGTLFQTEITLQESRKRWLLSEKPQGVIELDEGASDKILHHGASLLPPGIAKVKGPFERGAIVHLIDSKSKLLAVGITNYGKDEIEKIIGVHSKKIEDILGYSYGGEIIHRTNMTRVKSKEEESLS
- a CDS encoding MerR family transcriptional regulator, producing MAYTVKKLAKISGVSVRTLHYYDEIGLLKPAYTEANGYRYYEEKEMLQLQQILFFRELGFELKKIQKILVKGKFDQVAALHSHRKILQTNIERTKELIKTIDKTINHLSGEKKMKDSEIYHGFSKEKQKEYEKQIIERFGEEGKVLIEESHQKVKNWGKPEWEKSRKEFAEICTELAEMMKKNIKPDAKEVQAVIRRHYQWLTQFWTPTKESYSGHGKFIADSNLGEAYKAYHLQMPEFISAAIQIFAAKELIK